The segment GCATCGACAGCAGCGCGGCGTAGGTGTCGTCGTCGAGTTCGACCTTGTTGGCCGTCACATGGATGGGGGTGTAGCCGCCGCCGATGGCCGGCAGGCGCAGGACCCGCGCGGCCGGCCCCCGCATGAAGTCCTCCCTCATGCCGGCGATGACCGGCTCGTCGGCCGGATCGATCGCCGGTTCGCCGCGTTCGCGGGCGCGCCAGTCGTAGTGCGGGCTCGGCCGGTCCAGCCACTTGAGCAGCCGCCAATGCTTCATGTCGACCAGCGCCCGATGCACGCCGGGTGCTGCCAGCCCGTTGAGGATTCGCTGCGCCAGATCGTCGGGGCGCACCACCGGACCTTCGCGCACGCTACGCCAGTTCATGGCCCGGCAGATCAACCGCTCACTGCCGTCGGCCTGCTGCTCCTGGACGGCGCGGGCAACGAACCCCACGGTGATCGGCTGGCCCTGATAGTCGGTGACGTTCCAGGTGCTGCACAACAGGTTGCCGGGTTTGGCCCGGATGACCATGGACAACACCTTGGACTCGTTGGCGTTGAGCTCGCGTGCGGGCAGATCCTCGGCAAACGCCCTGCCATGAGTGGCCTCGGTGGCGATATCGCGGCCGGCGTTGGCCAGCGATTCGGGGGTGTCGGTGGCCACCCCGGAGGTCAGATCCCACTTGAGCGGACCCGGGATCGGGCGCTCCGGGGGTTCGGCATCCGGCGGCCCGATCCACAGATGCACGCCGTGGATCACCCCGTCCGACATGTGCACCACCTCGGTACGAATCACGCGGTCGTGTTTGGGGGTGATGATGCTCAGCGCGTGCCCGGCCCGCACGGTTTCACCGATGGCCGACTGGATGGCCATCAGATGTGGATTTCGACGCAGGAAGCTGCTGATCGGCACCAGATTCTTGGTCCGGGCTCCCTGCGCGACGACGGCGGGTTCGTCGCCGAGTGTCTCCACGAGCAACCAGTCGTGGTCCATGGGGGCAGTTTAGCTGGCGCGTGGCGGTCCACCAGCGACTTTCCCGCTGCGGAATCCGTCGATCATCGTGGCGGAATCGCCATTGTACGACCGCTTCGGGCACCCGATTGCACTAATTTTGAGTTGCAGATAGTGCCTCCGAAAAGGTAATTTGCCTCTGCACCCGGATCCCGGGGGTTTGAGAACGGATCGCGTTGTCCGACCGTTTTGTCGCGAAGCCTGTGTGCTCGGCGTCGCTGCTGTCGGCGCATTGCTGAACGCGGCGGTCGGCGAGGGGTGGACCGCTGTGCGGTGTCAGTGCCGCACCAGCGCGTCGAGCACCAGGCGCAGCACCCGCACGGCGCCGTTCTTGTCCAGCGGATCGTTACCGTTGCCGCACTTGGGCGACTGCACGCACGACGGGCAGCCGGCGGGACATTCGCAGGCCTCGATGGCGGCCGCTGTCGCGGCCCACCAGGTCTGGATCTGCCGGTAGCCGCGGTCGGCGAACCCCGCCCCGCCCGGATAGCCGTCGTAGACGAAGATCGTCGGCAGGCCGGCCAGCTCACCCCGCCCGGGTCCGGCGGCTGTTGACACCCCGCCGATATCGCCGCGGTCGCAACTGGCCACCAACGGCAGCAGGCCGATGGCGGCATGCTCGGCCGCGTGCAGGGCCCCGGGTACCGAAAGTGCCTCGATACCGTTGTCGGCCAAGGCTTCCGGTGTGATCGTGCACATCACCGCAACGGTCTCCAGGGTTCGGGTCGGCATGTCCAGTTCGACGAAGTCGATGACCTCACCATCGGCGGCACGCCGCAGATAGCCGGTCACGGTGTTCGACACCGAGACCGGCACCACGCCGACGGTCACCGGGCCGTGCCGGTGCAACTCACCGTCGCCGGTCACCGCGATATCGGTCAACTCCCGGGCCGAGGTGGTGTAGCCGGGATCCTGGGCGTGCACCAGGGCGATACCGTCCTCGAAGTCCAGGGCGTCCACCACATAGGTCTCGCCCTGATGGAGATACACCGCACCGGGGTGCACCGATGCCGGCGCCTGCCCGGTGCCGGT is part of the Mycobacterium adipatum genome and harbors:
- a CDS encoding PAS domain-containing protein, whose protein sequence is MDHDWLLVETLGDEPAVVAQGARTKNLVPISSFLRRNPHLMAIQSAIGETVRAGHALSIITPKHDRVIRTEVVHMSDGVIHGVHLWIGPPDAEPPERPIPGPLKWDLTSGVATDTPESLANAGRDIATEATHGRAFAEDLPARELNANESKVLSMVIRAKPGNLLCSTWNVTDYQGQPITVGFVARAVQEQQADGSERLICRAMNWRSVREGPVVRPDDLAQRILNGLAAPGVHRALVDMKHWRLLKWLDRPSPHYDWRARERGEPAIDPADEPVIAGMREDFMRGPAARVLRLPAIGGGYTPIHVTANKVELDDDTYAALLSMRLPTEEELAASQQDAEVPDGAETHGLSGLKSILRMGKSAD